The genomic DNA CGCCCCACTCCGCCTCGATCCACCCGCGCCGCTCCATCCGGTGCAGCGCCGGGTAGAGCGAGCCCTCCTCCACGCGCAGCTCGTCGTCGGTGGCGTCCTGGATCCACTGCGCCACCGCGTAGCCGTGCATCGGGCCCCAGCTCAGCGTCTTCAGGATCAGCACGTCCAGCGTGC from Longimicrobium sp. includes the following:
- a CDS encoding PadR family transcriptional regulator, whose product is MAADLLQGTLDVLILKTLSWGPMHGYAVAQWIQDATDDELRVEEGSLYPALHRMERRGWIEAEWGVSDNGRRAKYYRLTPAGRAQLAERTASWDAFAAAVAKVLRAEPRSA